In a genomic window of Epinephelus fuscoguttatus linkage group LG23, E.fuscoguttatus.final_Chr_v1:
- the rce1a gene encoding CAAX prenyl protease 2 has translation MAEEEDLLPNLVTEEMRHSNGDFVPPDGLCWMSVLSCLLLACSYVGSLYVWRSDLPRDHPAVIKRRFTSVLIVSGLSPLFVWAWREFTGVRTGPSLLALMGIRFEGLIPAIVLPLMLTMVLFLGPLMQLAMDCPWSFMDGIRVALDPWFWSLCFSDMRWLRNQVVAPLTEELVFRACMLPMLVPCAGPFTAIFTCPLFFGVAHFHHVIELLRFRQGTLSGIFLSAVFQFSYTAVFGAYTAFIFIRTGHLMGPVLCHSFCNYMGFPAISTAMEHPHRLTVLSSYLMGVLLFLLFLFPFTDPSYYGLPTPVCTLTSSPSSLCLS, from the exons atggcagaggaggaggatttATTACCAAACCTTGTGACAGAGGAGATGAGACACAGCAATGGCGACTTCGTACCGCCTGACGGTTTATGTTGGATGTCAGTGCTGTCCTGTCTGCTGCTGGCGTGCTCTTATGTTGGCAGTTTATATGTGTGGAGGAGTGACCTGCCCAG GGATCACCCCGCTGTGATAAAGAGACGCTTCACCAGTGTCCTCATCGTGTCGGGCCTGTCGCCTCTCTTTGTGTGGGCATGGAGAGAATTCACAGGTGTCAGG actggCCCATCGTTACTGGCTCTCATGGGGATCCGGTTTGAAGGTCTCATTCCTGCCATAGTACTTCCTCTGATGCTCACCATG GTCCTATTTCTGGGCCCCCTCATGCAGTTGGCTATGGACTGCCCCTGGAGCTTCATGGATGGGATCCGGGTGGCTTTAG ACCCCTGGTTCTGGTCATTGTGTTTCAGTGACATGCGCTGGTTGAGGAATCAGGTGGTGGCACCGCTCACAGAGGAGCTGGTGTTCAGGGCCTGCATGCTGCCCATGTTGGTGCCCTGTGCTGGTCCCTTCACTGCCATCTTTACCTGCCCGCTCTTCTTTGGAGTGG CTCATTTCCACCATGTGATTGAGCTGCTGAGGTTCAGACAGGGAACGCTGTCAGGGATCTTCCTCTCTGCAG TGTTCCAGTTCTCTTACACAGCAGTGTTTGGGGCTTACACTGCCTTCATCTTCATCAGGACAG GTCACCTGATGGGTCCAGTGCTCTGCCACTCCTTCTGTAACTACATGGGTTTTCCCGCTATCAGCACAGCGATGGAGCACCCCCACCGCCTCACCGTCCTCTCCTCCTACCTGATGGgggtcctcctcttcctcctcttcctcttcccctTCACTGACCCCTCCTACTACGGTCTCCCTACACCGGTGTGCACCCTCACCTCCTCCCCCagctccctctgcctctcctga